The following are encoded together in the Zingiber officinale cultivar Zhangliang chromosome 8A, Zo_v1.1, whole genome shotgun sequence genome:
- the LOC122010905 gene encoding probable monogalactosyldiacylglycerol synthase 1, chloroplastic — MTPSSVAKEDLLFLLPFVSLVTRIPFFTSPSPSSLSAFPRRCSFPSHSRSCSRPAAFASLSPGSSELHRLWSHFNRFVRLLNDEIRLEDESPLIAEDNGAPINGVAEYERPKKVLILMSDTGGGHRASAEAIRAAFNQEFGDEYQVFVTDLWTEHTPWPFNQLPRSYNFLVKHGALWKMTYYGTAPRLVHQPHFAATSTFIARLECFLVFIFPTPCFTSETKEDTEGDNQRFMPN; from the exons ATGACTCCCTCTTCCGTCGCCAAAGAagaccttctcttcctcctccccttCGTCTCCCTCGTCACTCGGATCCCCTTCTtcacctctccttctccttcctccctCTCTGCTTTTCCTCGACGTTGTTCCTTTCCCTCGCATAGTAGAAGCTGCAGCCGGCCTGCCGCCTTTGCCTCACTTTCCCCCGGTTCCTCCGAGCTCCATcgcctttggagccacttcaacCGGTTCGTGC GCCTCTTGAACGACGAGATCCGTCTGGAGGATGAGAGCCCTCTCATTGCCGAGGACAACGGCGCCCCCATTAACGGCGTGGCGGAGTATGAGAGGCCGAAGAAGGTTTTGATTTTGATGAGTGATACTGGTGGTGGGCATCGCGCGTCGGCGGAGGCCATCAGGGCTGCCTTCAACCAGGAATTCGGCGATGAGTACCAG GTCTTTGTGACTGACTTGTGGACGGAGCATACGCCCTGGCCATTTAATCAATTACCGAGAAGCTACAATTTTTTGGTAAAGCATGGTGCTTTGTGGAAAATGACGTACTATGGTACCGCACCTCGCTTGGTGCACCAACCACATTTTGCGGCAACTTCAACGTTTATTGCTCGGTTAGAATGTTTCCTTGTTTTTATCTTTCCGACACCTT GTTTTACATCAGAAACCAAAGAAGACACTGAAGGAGATAACCAAAGATTTATGCCCAATTGA